From Mumia sp. ZJ1417:
AGCTGGCGGCCGGGCCGGCCGACGAGAAGGCGCCCGAGCGCGTCGAGGAGTCCGCGGACCGCACCGCGTGAGCGCCGCGCCGTTGCACGTCGCGCTGACGGACGGGTATGTCCTGCGCCGAGCGACACCCGACGACGCTCCCGCGCTGGCGGCGGCGGCACGGGGCGACCGCACGCATCTCGCGCCGTGGGAGCCCGTCAGGCCTGACGGCTACTTCACCGACGCTGCAGAGCGTGAGCGACTCGTCGCCCGGACGGCCGACGACGCTGCCGGTCGCAGCATCACGACGCTGATCGTTGCCGACGACGGCGCGGTCGCCGGTTCGCTCAACCTCAACGACGTCGTCGCCGGGGCCTACCGGAACGGCCACCTCGGCTACTGGCTGGGCTCGGCGCACACTGGCCGCGGGCTGATGACCAGGGCCGTCGACGCGGTCTGCGACCACGCCCGTGGCCTCGGTCTCCACCAGGTCCAGGCCGCGACGCTGCTCCACAACGAGGCGTCGCAGGCCGTCCTGCGGCGTACCGGGTTCGCGCACATCGGTCAGGCGCGCGACTACCTGTTCATCGCCGGCCGCTGGCAGGACCACCTGCTGTTCCAGCGGATCCTCAGCGACGAGCCGCCTCGCACCTGACTCGTACGGCTAGGGTGCGGCCATGCCTCGTATCACCGTCGCCGGTCGTGCCACCCAGAGCCACCCCGCCGAACGCGGCACCGTCCAGGTGCTCGTGAGCTTCGCCGGAGAGCGTCGCGCCGACGTGGTGGCGCGCTCCGAGCAGGCCCATGCCTCGCTGGTCGAGCAGGCCAAGGATGCGGTCGCCGGCGGTGCCGCGACATGGTGGGGCGCCGACCAGGTCGCCGCCTTCCCGTACGACGAGTGGATCAAGCCCAGCGCTCACGAGGACCAGATCAAGGTCCGGCGCTTCCGTACGAATGCGGCGATCCACGTGAAGTTCGCCGACTTCGCGGCACTCTCGTCCTGGGTCGGCGCGGTGTCGCTGGAGCCCGGTGTCACGATCCGGTCGATCGACTGGGCGCTGACCGAGGCACACCGCGACCGCGTCGTCGCAGAGGTACGGGCGGCCGCCGCACTCGATGCCGTCACGCGTGCGCAGGCCTACGCGGACGCGCTGGGGCTCGGCCCCGTCCGCCTGACCGCCCTGTACGAGGACGGGCTGCGACCCCACATCGGGAGCGGTGGCGCTCCTGGCCCGGGCGTGGCGATGCGCGCCGCCGCCGGGGGCGGCGGCAACGGCGGCGGCTTCGAGCTGCAGCCCGACGACATCGACGTCACCGCCGTCGTCACGGCCGACTTCGAGGCCGGCGCGACGATCTGATCCAGCGTCAGCGTCCGCGGCGGGTGCGCGCCTGGGACGAGAATCCCGCTGCGCCACCCGTACGCGAACCGCCCGACGCGGAGCCCGACCCGGAACGCTGCGCGCCGCTGCCCGCGCGCTGACCACCCGCGCTACGCGAGCTGTTCCCGCCGGAAGAGGCGCTCCCCGTGCCGCTGCCGCCACCACTGCGGCGGCGGCGGTTGCGTGCGACGTCGTTGCCGCCCTGGCCGC
This genomic window contains:
- a CDS encoding GNAT family N-acetyltransferase; its protein translation is MSAAPLHVALTDGYVLRRATPDDAPALAAAARGDRTHLAPWEPVRPDGYFTDAAERERLVARTADDAAGRSITTLIVADDGAVAGSLNLNDVVAGAYRNGHLGYWLGSAHTGRGLMTRAVDAVCDHARGLGLHQVQAATLLHNEASQAVLRRTGFAHIGQARDYLFIAGRWQDHLLFQRILSDEPPRT
- a CDS encoding SIMPL domain-containing protein (The SIMPL domain is named for its presence in mouse protein SIMPL (signalling molecule that associates with mouse pelle-like kinase). Bacterial member BP26, from Brucella, was shown to assemble into a channel-like structure, while YggE from E. coli has been associated with resistance to oxidative stress.), with product MPRITVAGRATQSHPAERGTVQVLVSFAGERRADVVARSEQAHASLVEQAKDAVAGGAATWWGADQVAAFPYDEWIKPSAHEDQIKVRRFRTNAAIHVKFADFAALSSWVGAVSLEPGVTIRSIDWALTEAHRDRVVAEVRAAAALDAVTRAQAYADALGLGPVRLTALYEDGLRPHIGSGGAPGPGVAMRAAAGGGGNGGGFELQPDDIDVTAVVTADFEAGATI